The Candidatus Sysuiplasma jiujiangense genome contains the following window.
GGCCCAGTCCACAGACTTCTTCGGTCTTGCTTCATATGTGAATGTGCCGTTCCTGACCGAGGATGCTACCTCCCTCAGTTCCTTCGACCGGAGGTGTCTCCCTTTCCTGGTGCTGTCTTCACTCAATGAACGGGTAATGCACAAAGGCCTTTTTCTGCTTTGCGAACGATTCATTCACAAACGTTAAATTTTCGAGTGCATACGTGTGCCCATAGCAGCCGGTGTGACGGCCTGTTTCCGGGCTTCGGAGGAATTTTGTCCCAAAGCCTAGTGGTCTGACTTGCGCCTTATTGTCCTCTGGCAATTCGGCAGCGGCATTTGTTTATTCTCCGGCGGTATCCGGACGATAAATCGGAGCAGTGCGGACTGCTGTTTGCCGATTCTGTGAGTCCGCACATAAAATTCTGTCCCCTTCAATCAGGTAAAATGTTTAACCACTGCCATAAGACTCCCGCCTCCGGAACGTGTCAGCAGGGTGAGGCAACAGCGTCACTGTTCCAAAGCCTGTCCCTGTCCTTCCTGGGATGGAATCGCTCCAGCAGTCCGCGGCCCGCGAGCTGCCCTACCAGATATGCCGAATATGCCGGTGCTCCCGTCGCCCCGGGTGAATTGTAGTTCAGTATGTGCAGCGATTCTCCGCCTTCTAACACGACTGCCTCGGGAACGAAACCGTTTCTGTCAATCAGGTTGCTCCTTATGCCTCCAAATCCTCTGTCTCCGAGCATGCCGGGTTCAAGAAGCGGAATGAATTTCCTCACCCGTTCGCACATGGCATCCTTTGAAAGTGAGCTCCTCCATTCCGATCTTGCAAGTGAAACGAATTCCCTGCTGATCGCAAGTTTTGCCTTCGGGAGGAGCGGTCTCTCGAACGCCTTTGAAATCAGCTGCCTGAATCCTGCGGTCATGCCTGCGTACTGATAGGGTCCGGCAACCATTGCGGCGTTGGGGCCGATTTCTCTTCCTCCGTCATGCCGTATGACAAAATGCGGATCAAGGAATGGAAATTCCGAATGTTCGGGCACAGCGTATATGTTATGCCTTACTGACGGCAGCCGTCCCGGAAGAACCTTCCAGTAATCTCCCCTGAAGTGAAGATCCGTGTATTGCATCCCCGCCCCCATCCAGTGCGCAATGTCCACCGCATTTCCGCCGGCTGCATTGATGAGCAGATCTGATGTGATAATCGCATCACCGCCATCCCTCCTGAGCGAAAGAATGGTTTTGCCTTCACTGCTGTGAACACCGGTCAATCTGCTGTTCAGCAGGAGGCGGAGTCCGTTTCCTTCGCTTATTGACTTCACCGCCGCTGTGAAGGCACCGTAGTCGACAGCAGTATCAGTGATGCACAGAAGCGCTGCCTCGCACTTCACATCCGGTTCGATGGCGCCCGCACCATTTCTGTCAAGAAGAAGAAGTTCCCCCTCCTTCATTCCATTTGCCATGC
Protein-coding sequences here:
- a CDS encoding FAD-dependent oxidoreductase; its protein translation is MQGERHFDVAVVGGGVLGTCIAYWLTSLFECSVALVEMEANVAVHASSRNTGVVHRPFYLDPARKRIFALSAQKSYGMWKRLSEIASLPWRQHGTLEVSPGSEGVPGLERYMKWGMANGMKEGELLLLDRNGAGAIEPDVKCEAALLCITDTAVDYGAFTAAVKSISEGNGLRLLLNSRLTGVHSSEGKTILSLRRDGGDAIITSDLLINAAGGNAVDIAHWMGAGMQYTDLHFRGDYWKVLPGRLPSVRHNIYAVPEHSEFPFLDPHFVIRHDGGREIGPNAAMVAGPYQYAGMTAGFRQLISKAFERPLLPKAKLAISREFVSLARSEWRSSLSKDAMCERVRKFIPLLEPGMLGDRGFGGIRSNLIDRNGFVPEAVVLEGGESLHILNYNSPGATGAPAYSAYLVGQLAGRGLLERFHPRKDRDRLWNSDAVASPC